The Lentzea guizhouensis genome contains a region encoding:
- a CDS encoding glycoside hydrolase family 43 protein gives MDETLTSRIVASALAALLLGSVPAVASSAAAVPDFATAEAGNPFVDGWYADPDTAFYDNRHWVFPTSSRPYDEQTYLDAFSSTNLVNWTKHPNVLTTASVSWARRAVWAPAPVQRNGKYYLYFGANDIQSNSELGGIGVAVADRPEGPYRDAIGRPLIAQFVNGAQPIDQDVFIDTDGQAYMYYGGWGHANVVKLNADMTSLGTFADGSTYKEITPANFTEGAQMFKRNGRYYFMWSEDGWTGPNYAVAYAISDSPTGPFTKLGRVLSQDPAVARGSGHNGVINVPGTDIWYITYHRRPLSRTGANDRQLAYDRMTFNADGTIQPVTMRVKDNFADNNAIGWTTHGGTWAARGGRYETGSSFGGKSLLDTNFSNFVQDVDVIPRSAAGDSGVVFRVSQATTGTDSYRGYYAGITGNGRVVLGKADNNWTQLASAPVSVRPNVAHRLRVEAIGSTIKVYVGDMATPKISVTDSSFASGANGVRVFGTGAAFDNFAIAHR, from the coding sequence TTGGACGAGACGTTGACCTCCAGGATCGTCGCCTCCGCGTTAGCCGCCCTGCTGCTCGGCAGCGTGCCCGCCGTGGCCTCGTCCGCGGCCGCCGTGCCCGACTTCGCGACGGCGGAGGCCGGCAACCCCTTCGTGGACGGGTGGTACGCCGACCCCGACACCGCGTTCTACGACAACAGGCACTGGGTCTTCCCCACCTCGTCCCGTCCCTACGACGAGCAGACCTACCTCGACGCGTTCTCCTCGACCAACCTGGTCAACTGGACCAAGCACCCCAACGTCCTGACCACCGCGTCCGTCTCCTGGGCCCGCCGCGCGGTCTGGGCACCGGCCCCCGTGCAGCGCAACGGCAAGTACTACCTGTACTTCGGCGCCAACGACATCCAGTCGAACTCCGAGCTCGGCGGCATCGGCGTCGCGGTCGCCGACAGGCCCGAGGGCCCGTACCGGGACGCGATCGGCAGGCCGTTGATCGCGCAGTTCGTCAACGGCGCCCAGCCCATCGACCAGGACGTCTTCATCGACACCGACGGCCAGGCCTACATGTACTACGGCGGCTGGGGACACGCGAACGTCGTCAAGCTCAACGCCGACATGACGAGCCTCGGCACGTTCGCCGACGGCAGCACGTACAAGGAGATCACCCCGGCGAACTTCACCGAGGGCGCGCAGATGTTCAAGCGCAACGGCAGGTACTACTTCATGTGGTCGGAGGACGGCTGGACCGGCCCGAACTACGCCGTGGCCTACGCGATCTCCGACTCCCCCACCGGCCCGTTCACCAAGCTCGGCCGCGTGCTGAGCCAGGACCCCGCCGTGGCAAGGGGTTCCGGTCACAACGGCGTGATCAACGTACCGGGCACCGACATCTGGTACATCACCTACCACCGCCGCCCACTGAGCCGCACCGGTGCCAACGACCGCCAGCTCGCCTACGACCGCATGACGTTCAACGCCGACGGCACCATCCAGCCGGTCACCATGCGCGTCAAGGACAACTTCGCCGACAACAACGCGATCGGCTGGACGACGCACGGCGGCACCTGGGCAGCACGCGGCGGCCGGTACGAGACGGGTTCGTCGTTCGGCGGGAAGTCGTTGCTGGACACGAACTTCTCGAACTTCGTGCAGGACGTCGACGTGATCCCGCGGTCAGCCGCCGGTGACAGCGGCGTGGTGTTCCGCGTCTCCCAGGCCACCACCGGGACGGACAGCTACCGGGGCTACTACGCGGGGATCACCGGGAACGGCCGGGTCGTGCTCGGCAAGGCGGACAACAACTGGACGCAGCTGGCGTCGGCGCCCGTGTCCGTGCGGCCGAACGTGGCGCACCGGCTGCGGGTGGAGGCGATCGGGTCGACGATCAAGGTGTACGTCGGGGACATGGCGACACCGAAGATCTCGGTGACCGACAGCAGCTTCGCGTCCGGGGCGAACGGGGTGCGCGTGTTCGGCACGGGGGCGGCGTTCGACAACTTCGCGATCGCGCACCGCTGA
- a CDS encoding acyl-CoA dehydrogenase family protein: MPRKLTDERRDLVTAIADFCRREQRVKGEPHDQVVYEKMAALGWLGIAVPEAYGGAGLGMTDLCLFLEETAYGLAPISGFGTTIIAAAAYEKFGTEEQKRVVLEGVVKGRVEAISMSEPGAGSDVSALTCRADRVDGGWRINGQKTWCSNAHFADHVLLIARSSQEESRHRSLTQFMVPTNADGLQIKGIDTMGGREVNDLYFTDCFLPDSAVVGTVGNAWTQLMAGLNLERMILAALMLGVARRAFDDTLTYVRQREQFGRPIGSFQALKHRIADMATELECARLLLDDVAATIDAAPDQVFPREASMVKLKCTELAKHVALEGMQMMGGYGYATEYGMEALLRSAVVSTVYGGTSEIQRDIIGKTYGL, encoded by the coding sequence ATGCCGAGAAAACTGACCGACGAACGCCGCGACCTCGTCACCGCGATCGCCGACTTCTGCCGCCGCGAGCAGCGGGTCAAGGGCGAACCGCACGACCAGGTCGTCTACGAGAAGATGGCCGCGCTGGGGTGGCTGGGCATCGCCGTCCCCGAAGCCTATGGCGGCGCCGGCCTGGGCATGACCGACCTGTGCCTGTTCCTGGAGGAGACCGCCTACGGCCTCGCGCCGATCAGCGGGTTCGGCACCACGATCATCGCCGCGGCCGCCTACGAGAAGTTCGGCACCGAGGAGCAGAAGCGCGTCGTGCTCGAAGGCGTGGTCAAGGGCCGCGTCGAGGCGATCTCCATGTCCGAGCCGGGCGCGGGCTCCGACGTGAGCGCGCTGACCTGCCGCGCCGACCGGGTCGACGGCGGCTGGCGGATCAACGGCCAGAAGACCTGGTGCTCCAACGCCCACTTCGCCGACCACGTCCTGCTCATCGCCCGTTCGTCGCAGGAGGAGTCGCGGCACCGGAGCCTGACGCAGTTCATGGTGCCCACCAACGCCGACGGCCTGCAGATCAAGGGCATCGACACGATGGGCGGCCGGGAGGTCAACGACCTGTACTTCACCGACTGCTTCCTGCCGGACTCCGCGGTCGTCGGCACGGTGGGCAACGCGTGGACGCAGCTGATGGCCGGGCTCAACCTGGAGCGGATGATCCTCGCCGCGCTGATGCTCGGCGTGGCCAGGCGTGCGTTCGACGACACCCTCACCTATGTGCGCCAACGGGAGCAGTTCGGCCGCCCGATCGGGTCGTTCCAGGCGTTGAAGCACCGGATCGCGGACATGGCGACCGAGCTCGAGTGCGCCAGGCTGCTGCTCGACGACGTCGCCGCGACCATCGACGCCGCGCCGGACCAGGTGTTCCCGCGGGAGGCCTCGATGGTCAAGCTGAAGTGCACCGAGCTCGCCAAACACGTTGCCCTGGAAGGCATGCAGATGATGGGCGGCTACGGGTACGCGACCGAGTACGGCATGGAGGCCCTGCTGCGCTCGGCCGTCGTGTCCACAGTGTACGGCGGCACGAGCGAGATCCAGCGGGACATCATCGGCAAGACGTACGGGCTGTAG
- a CDS encoding TetR/AcrR family transcriptional regulator, with the protein MSGQRQAQRRRMEPDARRAEILGAARRLFGANGYSSVSTTDIATEAGVTRALIHHYFDTKRALYLEVVRQMMVVPASVSERLPPTDPAERVSICVDRWLEVVERNREMWLFAISLENHGNDPEIDQIMLEADEIATDRVLEAVMMTDVAEGQQKLRAMIRAHSGMLKAASREWLVRGTLSRADLHVMLTRTVLHLVDTVFPAVRD; encoded by the coding sequence ATGAGCGGTCAACGCCAGGCACAGCGGCGCAGGATGGAACCGGACGCGCGGCGTGCGGAGATCCTGGGCGCCGCCCGCCGGCTCTTCGGCGCCAACGGGTACAGCTCGGTGTCCACGACGGACATCGCGACCGAGGCCGGCGTGACCCGCGCGTTGATCCACCACTACTTCGACACCAAGCGCGCCCTCTACCTGGAGGTCGTGCGCCAGATGATGGTCGTGCCGGCGTCGGTCTCCGAACGGCTGCCGCCGACCGACCCCGCGGAACGGGTCTCGATCTGCGTCGACCGGTGGCTGGAGGTCGTCGAGCGCAACCGGGAGATGTGGCTCTTCGCGATCAGCCTGGAGAACCACGGCAACGACCCCGAGATCGACCAGATCATGCTGGAGGCCGACGAGATCGCGACCGACCGCGTGCTCGAGGCGGTGATGATGACCGACGTCGCCGAGGGGCAGCAGAAGCTGCGGGCGATGATCCGCGCCCACAGCGGCATGTTGAAGGCCGCCTCCCGCGAGTGGCTCGTGCGCGGCACCCTCAGCCGCGCCGACCTGCACGTGATGCTCACCCGCACCGTTCTGCACCTGGTCGACACCGTCTTCCCCGCCGTGCGGGACTGA
- a CDS encoding AMP-dependent synthetase/ligase gives MAEEQLRQAVEGLTITKLLRRNAQEFGDLPALTAGIGPDAPTLTWSRLRAEVAVLTRGLAAVGLGRGNRMLIAMSKRPEHWIADLAAVHLGALPCSTYDTLSTEQIRYVARHSAATVLVLEGEEQLRRWQPVLDDLPQLRSVVVLDPAVAPAGDIRFVSYADLRGDEDPAFETLTDDITPHQPLAVVYTSGTTGEPKGVVLSHQNVIYESLMQDHLVPLQEHPRSVAYLPMAHIAERVLGICMPICNAGHVTICADPTQLLPALLAVRPQGFFGVPRVWEKLAAGLRAKLATLAGEQAQAVALAREAALEVFHLRSAGKEIPAGLAARMGQLDAQVLRPIRAAVGFDDCWRAFSGAAPIPTAVLEFLAGVGLPVYEVWGLSETTGAATVSTPEVFALGAVGRPGPGIEVKAADDGELFVRGPVVCHGYLRADGGVDAATDAEGWFATGDVGVVDDRGIVTITDRKKELIITDGGKNVAPTKIESLLRAHPLVAYAVAIGDRRPYLTALLVLDEEVTPMWARANGIDTTDLTELAEHPAVLAALDQAVAEANEVLSRAEQVKSYRVLGVPWTAESGELTPKLSLRRKTVDAVHAATIESMYTRGTTG, from the coding sequence GTGGCCGAAGAGCAGCTGCGCCAGGCTGTCGAAGGTCTGACGATCACGAAGTTGTTGCGCCGCAACGCCCAGGAGTTCGGTGACCTCCCCGCGCTCACCGCGGGCATCGGACCGGACGCGCCCACGCTGACGTGGTCGCGGCTGCGGGCCGAGGTCGCCGTGCTCACCCGAGGTCTCGCCGCGGTCGGGCTGGGCCGCGGCAACCGGATGCTGATCGCGATGTCGAAGCGGCCGGAGCACTGGATCGCCGACCTGGCCGCGGTCCACCTCGGCGCCCTGCCGTGCAGCACCTACGACACCTTGAGCACCGAGCAGATCCGGTATGTGGCACGGCACAGCGCGGCGACCGTCCTCGTGCTGGAGGGCGAGGAGCAGCTGCGCCGCTGGCAGCCGGTGCTCGACGACCTGCCCCAGCTGCGGTCCGTCGTCGTGCTCGACCCGGCCGTCGCTCCGGCCGGGGACATCAGGTTCGTCAGCTACGCGGACCTGCGCGGCGACGAGGACCCGGCGTTCGAGACGCTCACCGACGACATCACCCCGCACCAGCCGCTGGCCGTCGTCTACACCTCCGGCACCACCGGCGAGCCCAAGGGCGTGGTGCTGTCCCACCAGAACGTGATCTACGAGTCGCTGATGCAGGACCACCTCGTGCCGTTGCAGGAACACCCGCGATCGGTGGCGTACCTGCCGATGGCGCACATCGCCGAACGCGTTCTCGGCATCTGCATGCCCATCTGCAACGCGGGCCATGTGACGATCTGTGCGGATCCGACGCAGCTGCTGCCGGCGTTGCTCGCCGTGCGGCCGCAGGGCTTCTTCGGCGTTCCGAGGGTGTGGGAGAAGCTCGCCGCCGGGTTGCGGGCCAAGCTCGCGACGCTGGCCGGTGAGCAGGCCCAGGCCGTGGCGCTCGCCAGGGAGGCCGCGCTGGAGGTGTTCCACCTGAGGTCGGCGGGCAAGGAGATCCCCGCCGGGCTCGCGGCGCGGATGGGCCAGCTCGACGCCCAGGTGCTGCGGCCGATCCGGGCGGCGGTCGGGTTCGACGACTGCTGGCGCGCGTTCAGCGGAGCGGCCCCGATCCCGACGGCGGTGCTGGAGTTCCTGGCCGGTGTGGGACTTCCGGTGTACGAGGTGTGGGGCTTGAGTGAGACCACGGGTGCGGCCACGGTCAGCACGCCGGAGGTGTTCGCGCTGGGTGCGGTCGGGCGTCCGGGACCGGGCATCGAGGTGAAGGCGGCCGACGACGGCGAGCTGTTCGTGCGCGGGCCGGTGGTGTGCCACGGCTACCTCCGCGCGGACGGAGGGGTGGACGCCGCGACCGATGCCGAGGGCTGGTTCGCGACCGGTGACGTGGGTGTGGTCGACGACCGCGGCATCGTCACGATCACCGACCGCAAGAAGGAGCTCATCATCACCGACGGCGGCAAGAACGTCGCCCCCACCAAGATCGAGTCACTGCTGCGCGCACACCCGCTGGTCGCCTACGCCGTCGCGATCGGCGACCGCCGCCCGTACCTCACCGCCCTGCTGGTGCTCGACGAGGAGGTCACGCCGATGTGGGCGCGCGCCAACGGGATCGACACCACCGACCTGACCGAGCTGGCGGAGCACCCGGCCGTGCTCGCGGCCCTCGACCAGGCGGTTGCCGAGGCCAACGAGGTGCTGTCGCGGGCGGAGCAGGTCAAGTCCTACCGCGTGCTGGGTGTGCCGTGGACCGCGGAGTCTGGTGAGCTGACCCCGAAGCTGAGCTTGCGGCGCAAGACGGTCGACGCGGTGCACGCCGCGACGATCGAGTCGATGTACACGAGGGGAACCACGGGATGA
- a CDS encoding oxygenase MpaB family protein, which translates to MDGLSRRNMLIAGGTLGALGALGMASPALAREWTWAPAGSVAGTGAGADPNWVWDDEADQLLASVIDRGDVPRVNQAMRAWTRNDQPLPDGLPADVRDFMQRARQLPAWADQRKLGVAARFNVSRGFYLNLLNGVGGGMLSTAIPREARAVYHSKGGADMEDRVAKTSRLGFAVGDLDAYQPSGAIIVEAVKTRMVHAAVRHLLPKSPGWQSGSDGQRIPISLADMLVTWHTLPTYAMRKMLEWRVPITSAESTAYLHVWQVTAHLLGIRDEYIPATWDAANAQSKQLLDPVLGPTREGVELTDILLGQLAEQTSPASISRPLVNALARYLVGDQIADWDGIEREPFWDPTIAAVWPKLVGFREKLIPLPLVPQLAWTIDEAARRYIMFYLTKGREVHIEIPDTNRPS; encoded by the coding sequence ATGGACGGACTCAGCAGGCGCAACATGTTGATCGCCGGCGGCACGCTCGGAGCACTGGGGGCGCTGGGCATGGCCTCCCCCGCGCTGGCGAGGGAGTGGACCTGGGCACCCGCCGGCTCGGTGGCGGGAACCGGTGCCGGCGCCGACCCGAACTGGGTGTGGGACGACGAGGCCGACCAGCTGCTCGCGTCGGTGATCGACCGCGGTGACGTCCCGCGGGTCAACCAGGCGATGCGCGCCTGGACCCGCAACGACCAGCCGTTGCCCGACGGCTTGCCGGCCGACGTGCGCGACTTCATGCAGCGGGCCCGGCAGCTGCCGGCGTGGGCCGACCAGCGCAAGCTCGGCGTCGCGGCCAGGTTCAACGTCAGCAGGGGCTTCTACCTCAACCTGCTCAACGGTGTCGGCGGCGGCATGTTGAGCACGGCGATCCCGCGGGAGGCCCGCGCCGTCTACCACTCCAAGGGCGGCGCCGACATGGAGGACCGCGTCGCGAAGACCAGCCGGCTCGGTTTCGCCGTCGGCGACCTGGACGCCTACCAGCCGAGCGGCGCGATCATCGTCGAGGCGGTCAAGACCAGGATGGTGCACGCGGCCGTGCGGCACCTGCTGCCGAAGTCACCGGGGTGGCAGTCGGGCAGCGATGGTCAGCGCATCCCGATCAGCCTGGCGGACATGCTGGTCACCTGGCACACGCTGCCGACCTACGCGATGCGCAAGATGCTGGAGTGGCGGGTCCCGATCACCTCCGCCGAGTCCACGGCGTACCTGCACGTGTGGCAGGTGACCGCGCACCTGCTCGGCATCCGCGACGAGTACATCCCGGCGACGTGGGACGCGGCGAACGCGCAGTCGAAGCAGCTGCTCGACCCGGTGCTCGGCCCCACCCGCGAGGGCGTGGAACTGACCGACATCCTGCTCGGGCAGCTCGCCGAGCAGACCAGTCCGGCGAGCATCAGCCGGCCGTTGGTCAACGCGCTGGCGCGCTACCTCGTGGGCGACCAGATCGCGGACTGGGACGGCATCGAGCGCGAACCGTTCTGGGACCCGACGATCGCGGCCGTCTGGCCGAAGCTGGTGGGGTTCCGGGAGAAGCTCATCCCGTTGCCGCTGGTGC
- a CDS encoding NAD(P)H-dependent flavin oxidoreductase: protein MLKTRFCETFGVEHPIVQGGMQWVGTAELVSAVANAGALGFLTALTQPTPEALVREIARCREMTDRPFGVNLTILPSITPPPYDEYRRAIVESGVRVVETAGANPREHLPEFHAHGIKVLHKCTSVRHAVKAEAIGVDGVSIDGFECAGHPGEDDIPGLVLIPAAVRRLSIPVIASGGFADGRGLVAALALGAEGINMGTRFLCTREAPVHQRVKEQIVANSELDTELIFRPLRNTARVAGNAVSRKVVEILDEGGEFPDVRDLVAGVRGRKVFEDGDLDAGIWSAGLAQGLIDDIPTVRELVDRIVAEARELITGRLAAVCR from the coding sequence TTGTTGAAGACGCGGTTCTGCGAGACGTTCGGGGTCGAGCACCCGATCGTCCAGGGCGGTATGCAGTGGGTGGGCACGGCCGAGCTGGTCTCGGCCGTCGCGAACGCGGGCGCGCTCGGGTTCCTCACCGCGCTCACCCAGCCGACGCCCGAGGCGCTGGTGCGGGAGATCGCGCGCTGCCGGGAGATGACGGACCGGCCGTTCGGCGTGAACCTGACGATCCTGCCGTCGATCACCCCGCCGCCCTACGACGAGTACCGGCGCGCGATCGTCGAGTCGGGTGTGCGGGTCGTGGAGACCGCCGGCGCCAACCCGCGGGAGCACCTGCCGGAGTTCCACGCGCACGGCATCAAGGTGCTGCACAAGTGCACCAGCGTCCGGCACGCCGTGAAGGCGGAGGCGATCGGTGTCGACGGCGTGAGCATCGACGGTTTCGAATGCGCCGGCCATCCCGGTGAGGACGACATCCCGGGCCTGGTCCTGATCCCCGCGGCCGTCCGGCGGCTGTCCATCCCGGTGATCGCCTCCGGTGGTTTCGCGGACGGCCGCGGCCTGGTCGCCGCCCTCGCCCTCGGCGCGGAGGGCATCAACATGGGCACGCGGTTCCTGTGCACGCGGGAGGCCCCGGTGCACCAGCGCGTCAAGGAGCAGATCGTCGCCAACAGCGAGCTCGACACCGAGCTGATCTTCCGGCCGCTGCGCAACACCGCGCGGGTCGCGGGCAACGCGGTCAGCCGCAAGGTGGTCGAGATCCTGGACGAGGGCGGTGAGTTCCCGGACGTGCGCGACCTGGTGGCGGGCGTGCGGGGGCGGAAGGTGTTCGAGGACGGCGACCTGGACGCGGGGATCTGGAGCGCGGGCCTGGCGCAGGGGCTGATCGACGACATCCCGACGGTGCGCGAGCTGGTCGACCGGATCGTGGCCGAGGCGCGGGAGCTGATCACCGGGCGGCTGGCCGCCGTCTGCCGGTGA
- a CDS encoding acetyl-CoA C-acetyltransferase, whose protein sequence is MTEAFIYDAIRTPRGKGRGGALHHVKPVSLVTGLIDELRRRQPDLDPARLDDVLLGVVTPVGDQGMNLAKAAALKAGLPDTTAGVQLNRFCASGLEAVNTAAQKVRSGWDHLVLAGGVESMSRVPMGSDGGAMAADPETAYDTYFVPQGISADLIATTEGFTRHDVDAYAVRSQLLAAQAWTGGYFTKSVIPVKDRNGVIVLAQDEHLRPATSEETLAELQPSFAGIGEMGGFDAVALQKYHWVERIEHVHTPGNSSGVVDGAALVLVGSEQAGAEHGLTPRARIVSAAVSGADPTIMLTGPAPATRKALGLAGLTVDDIDLFEINEAFAAVVLKYVRDLGLPWEKVNVNGGAIAMGHPLGATGAMLVGTVVDELERRDARRAVVSLCAGGGIGIATVVERL, encoded by the coding sequence GTGACCGAAGCATTCATCTACGACGCCATCCGCACCCCGCGCGGCAAGGGCCGCGGCGGCGCGTTGCACCACGTCAAACCGGTGTCCCTGGTGACGGGCCTGATCGACGAGCTGCGGCGCCGCCAGCCGGACCTCGACCCCGCGCGGCTGGACGACGTCCTCCTCGGGGTCGTCACGCCGGTCGGTGACCAGGGCATGAACCTCGCCAAGGCCGCCGCTCTGAAAGCGGGGCTCCCGGACACCACCGCCGGCGTGCAGCTCAACCGGTTCTGCGCCTCGGGCCTGGAGGCGGTGAACACCGCGGCGCAGAAGGTCAGGTCCGGCTGGGACCACCTGGTGCTCGCGGGCGGTGTCGAGTCGATGTCCCGCGTGCCGATGGGCAGTGACGGTGGCGCGATGGCCGCGGATCCCGAGACGGCCTACGACACGTACTTCGTGCCGCAGGGCATCAGCGCGGACCTCATCGCGACGACCGAGGGCTTCACCCGCCACGACGTCGACGCGTACGCGGTCCGGTCACAGCTGCTGGCCGCGCAGGCGTGGACCGGCGGCTACTTCACGAAGTCCGTCATCCCGGTCAAGGACCGCAACGGCGTCATCGTGCTCGCCCAGGACGAGCACCTGCGCCCCGCCACGTCCGAGGAGACGCTGGCCGAGCTGCAGCCGTCGTTCGCGGGTATCGGCGAGATGGGCGGCTTCGACGCGGTCGCGCTGCAGAAGTACCACTGGGTCGAGCGAATCGAGCACGTCCACACCCCCGGCAACTCCTCCGGTGTCGTGGACGGCGCCGCGCTGGTGCTCGTCGGCTCGGAGCAGGCGGGCGCCGAGCACGGGCTCACACCGCGCGCCAGGATCGTGTCCGCCGCGGTCAGCGGAGCCGATCCGACGATCATGCTCACCGGCCCGGCGCCCGCCACCCGCAAGGCACTCGGCCTGGCCGGCCTGACCGTGGACGACATCGACCTGTTCGAGATCAACGAGGCCTTCGCGGCGGTGGTCCTCAAGTACGTCAGGGACCTCGGCCTGCCGTGGGAGAAGGTCAACGTCAACGGCGGCGCGATCGCCATGGGCCACCCGCTCGGCGCCACCGGGGCGATGCTCGTCGGCACCGTCGTCGACGAGCTGGAACGCCGGGACGCCCGCCGCGCCGTCGTCAGCCTGTGCGCCGGTGGCGGCATCGGCATCGCGACCGTCGTCGAACGTCTCTGA
- a CDS encoding TetR/AcrR family transcriptional regulator, which yields MSSPDPRSVLELAFSEAVEGADADDEVTTRLLDAAREQFRRRGVKRSTMADVAKLAGLSRITVYRRFATKDALVEHVVRREFRRYFNQFIVDVQGARTVADRVVVGFVSSLRAIRDNPLIGGLMDVEPDAVVPSMISDEGRTLAAVREFVASRLRWEQHAGTVAESVDVDVVAEMMVRISASFLVIPSHVIDLDDDEQLRAVARRFLVPMLEPPREPRQ from the coding sequence ATGAGTTCCCCGGACCCGCGTTCGGTGCTGGAGCTGGCGTTCAGCGAGGCGGTCGAGGGCGCGGACGCCGACGACGAGGTCACCACGCGCCTGCTCGACGCCGCCCGCGAGCAGTTCCGCCGCAGGGGTGTCAAGCGGTCCACGATGGCCGACGTCGCCAAGCTCGCCGGCCTGTCGCGGATCACCGTCTACCGCCGGTTCGCCACCAAGGACGCACTCGTCGAACACGTGGTGCGGCGCGAGTTCCGGCGCTACTTCAACCAGTTCATCGTCGACGTCCAAGGTGCGCGGACCGTGGCGGACCGCGTTGTCGTCGGGTTCGTGAGCTCATTGCGCGCCATCCGCGACAACCCGCTCATCGGCGGCCTGATGGACGTGGAACCCGACGCCGTCGTGCCGTCCATGATCAGCGACGAGGGCCGGACGCTGGCCGCCGTGCGGGAGTTCGTCGCGAGCAGGCTGCGCTGGGAGCAGCACGCGGGCACCGTCGCGGAGTCCGTCGACGTCGACGTGGTCGCCGAGATGATGGTCCGGATCTCCGCCTCCTTCCTGGTGATCCCCAGCCACGTCATCGACCTCGACGACGATGAGCAGCTGCGCGCGGTGGCCCGGCGGTTCCTGGTGCCGATGCTCGAGCCACCGCGCGAGCCGCGCCAGTAG